From Bacillus sp. Bos-x628, the proteins below share one genomic window:
- a CDS encoding peptidyl-prolyl cis-trans isomerase encodes MRLKARAVWTFILVLLMMNSVVIAYVLTKTQMSQASSTGKGGEEIASIGKEKITRQQWLKKMEDRYGKATLEQMINQQVVNQLAKENQLKVSSEEINRELLMLKAVNNNFYEDGHTSEKEWKEQIRYNILLEQLLTRDAVVSDKEAKAFYEENKDLYQYDDSYRIRHIVVKTKEEAEKVLKELKGGSSFEAVAAERSTDRYTSPYGGDLGFVTEEQENIPALYIQQAQKLQLNEWTKEPIETKNGYAIIQLKEKLNGRSFSYEDVKDQIKRQIAMEDLGEKANVKTLWKEAKVTWFYDGEQD; translated from the coding sequence ATGAGACTAAAAGCAAGAGCGGTATGGACATTTATCCTCGTTTTGCTCATGATGAATTCAGTTGTTATTGCATATGTGCTGACAAAAACACAAATGTCGCAGGCTTCTTCAACCGGTAAGGGCGGTGAAGAAATTGCATCAATCGGAAAAGAGAAAATAACCCGTCAACAATGGCTTAAGAAGATGGAGGACCGCTACGGTAAGGCGACGCTTGAGCAAATGATTAATCAACAGGTTGTGAATCAGCTTGCAAAAGAAAATCAGCTCAAGGTATCGTCAGAGGAAATTAACAGAGAATTGCTCATGCTCAAAGCTGTCAATAATAATTTCTACGAGGATGGTCATACAAGCGAGAAAGAATGGAAGGAGCAAATTCGTTACAATATCTTACTAGAACAGCTTCTGACGCGAGATGCAGTTGTATCTGACAAAGAAGCCAAAGCCTTTTATGAAGAAAATAAAGACTTATATCAATATGATGACTCTTATCGTATTCGGCATATTGTGGTAAAGACAAAAGAAGAGGCAGAGAAAGTGTTAAAAGAACTCAAAGGTGGATCAAGCTTTGAAGCTGTGGCAGCCGAACGTTCTACTGATCGTTACACCTCGCCTTATGGGGGAGATCTTGGCTTTGTGACAGAAGAACAAGAAAATATCCCCGCCTTATACATACAACAAGCCCAAAAGCTTCAACTGAACGAATGGACGAAAGAACCCATTGAGACCAAAAATGGATATGCCATTATTCAATTAAAAGAAAAATTAAATGGTCGTTCCTTCTCTTATGAAGATGTCAAAGATCAGATCAAAAGGCAGATCGCCATGGAGGACTTAGGCGAAAAGGCGAATGTCAAAACCCTGTGGAAAGAAGCAAAAGTCACATGGTTTTACGATGGAGAGCAGGACTAA
- the hslO gene encoding Hsp33 family molecular chaperone HslO, which translates to MDYLVKALAYDGKVRAYAANTTDTINEAQRRHYTWPTASAAIGRTMTATVMMGAMLKGEHKLSVKIEGGGPIGAIIADSNAKGQVRGYVTNPQVHFDLNEHGKLDVRRAVGTTGTLSVVKDIGLREHFTGQTEIVSGEIGDDFTYYLVSSEQVPSSVGVGVLVNPDNSILAAGGFIIQLLPGTEDHVIERLEKRLSTIEPISKLIEKGMSPEEILEEVLGEKPQILETVPVEFYCHCSKERFASGIISLGKAEIDDMIEKDGQAEAQCHFCNETYVFTKEELEELREETTR; encoded by the coding sequence ATGGATTACTTAGTTAAAGCGTTAGCGTATGACGGCAAAGTCCGCGCCTATGCTGCTAACACAACAGATACAATCAACGAAGCACAAAGAAGACATTATACTTGGCCGACTGCATCAGCAGCAATTGGAAGAACAATGACTGCTACTGTGATGATGGGGGCCATGCTAAAGGGTGAGCATAAACTTTCTGTCAAAATAGAAGGCGGTGGACCAATCGGAGCAATTATTGCCGATAGTAATGCAAAAGGTCAGGTGCGTGGATATGTCACGAATCCTCAAGTTCACTTCGACTTAAATGAACATGGCAAGCTAGATGTCAGACGTGCAGTTGGAACGACAGGAACCTTAAGTGTCGTCAAAGACATAGGTCTGAGAGAGCACTTCACAGGACAAACAGAAATTGTCTCAGGTGAAATTGGTGATGATTTCACTTATTATCTCGTCTCTTCTGAGCAAGTACCTTCCTCTGTAGGAGTGGGTGTCCTTGTGAATCCAGATAACTCCATCTTAGCAGCAGGCGGCTTCATCATTCAATTGCTGCCAGGAACAGAAGACCATGTCATTGAAAGGCTTGAAAAACGCCTCTCAACCATTGAACCAATCTCTAAACTCATTGAAAAAGGAATGTCACCAGAAGAGATTTTAGAAGAAGTTCTCGGTGAAAAACCTCAAATTTTAGAAACTGTACCTGTCGAATTCTATTGTCATTGTTCAAAAGAACGGTTTGCGTCTGGCATTATCAGCTTAGGCAAAGCCGAAATTGATGATATGATTGAAAAAGACGGACAAGCAGAAGCTCAATGCCATTTTTGTAACGAAACGTATGTATTTACAAAAGAAGAGCTAGAAGAGCTACGTGAAGAAACAACCCGCTAA
- a CDS encoding type III pantothenate kinase: MLLVIDVGNTNTVLGVYHNGDLNYHWRIETSRHKTEDEFGMSIRSLFDYVGLMFDQIEGIIISSVVPPMMFALERMCEKYFHITPQIVGPGMKTGLNIMCDNPKEVGADRIVNAVAAIHLYGAPLIVVDFGTATTYCYINEHKQYMGGAIAPGITISTEALYTRAAKLPRIEIVRPDHIVGKNTISAMQSGILYGYVGQVEGIVKRMKQQAKQTPKVIATGGLSTLIGHESDCIDVVDPFLTLKGLQLIYERNRVGVR; encoded by the coding sequence TTGTTACTCGTGATAGATGTAGGGAACACAAATACCGTTTTAGGTGTATATCATAATGGCGATCTGAACTACCATTGGCGAATTGAAACAAGCCGTCACAAAACAGAAGATGAATTTGGCATGTCGATTCGGTCACTATTTGATTATGTAGGATTAATGTTTGACCAAATTGAAGGCATTATCATTTCATCTGTTGTCCCGCCAATGATGTTTGCGTTAGAAAGAATGTGTGAGAAGTACTTTCACATTACGCCCCAAATTGTTGGACCTGGAATGAAGACGGGACTTAACATTATGTGCGATAACCCAAAGGAAGTGGGAGCTGATCGAATTGTCAATGCGGTTGCAGCTATTCACCTTTATGGAGCACCTCTTATCGTGGTTGACTTTGGAACAGCAACGACCTATTGCTATATCAATGAACATAAACAATACATGGGTGGAGCCATTGCACCAGGTATTACCATTTCAACAGAGGCTTTGTATACAAGAGCGGCGAAACTACCAAGAATTGAAATTGTCCGTCCGGATCATATCGTAGGAAAAAACACCATCAGTGCGATGCAATCAGGTATCCTATATGGATATGTTGGACAAGTTGAGGGAATAGTGAAGCGAATGAAACAACAAGCAAAACAAACACCGAAAGTCATCGCAACAGGCGGTCTTTCTACATTAATTGGTCATGAGTCAGACTGTATTGATGTTGTCGACCCGTTCTTAACCCTAAAAGGACTTCAATTAATTTACGAACGGAATCGTGTCGGTGTACGATAG
- the ftsH gene encoding ATP-dependent zinc metalloprotease FtsH produces the protein MNRVFRNTIFYILILLLVIGVVSWLGSPNAKPENISYSKFSQNLSAGKVESISIQPVRGVYEIRGQLTGAKKDQYFITHVPDGQGVDQIYSALKKTDVKVEPAPETNGWLTVLTTIIPFIIIFILFFFLLNQAQGGGSRVMNFGKSKAKLYTEEKKRVKFKDVAGADEEKQELVEVVEFLKDPRKFAELGARIPKGVLLVGPPGTGKTLLARAAAGEAGVPFFSISGSDFVEMFVGVGASRVRDLFENAKKNAPCLIFIDEIDAVGRQRGAGLGGGHDEREQTLNQLLVEMDGFSANEGIIIIAATNRADILDPALLRPGRFDRQITVDRPDVIGREEVLKVHAKNKPLDETVNLKAIASRTPGFSGADLENLLNEAALVAARQNKKKIDMRDIDEATDRVIAGPAKKSRVISKKERNIVAYHEAGHTVIGLVLDEADMVHKVTIVPRGQAGGYAVMLPREDRYFQTKPELLDKIVGLLGGRVAEEITFGEVSTGAHNDFQRATGIARKMVTEFGMSDKLGPLQFGQSQGQVFLGRDFNNEPNYSEAIAYEIDLEVQRFIKESYERAKQILTENKDKLEIIAQALLEVETLDAEQIKSLYETGKLPERVYADDEEKKDDVKVNIKKKEDKEI, from the coding sequence ATGAATCGGGTTTTTCGTAATACGATTTTTTATATACTTATTTTACTACTTGTGATTGGGGTCGTTAGTTGGTTAGGATCTCCAAATGCAAAACCTGAGAACATATCTTACAGCAAATTTTCGCAAAATCTAAGTGCGGGAAAAGTGGAGAGTATCTCCATTCAGCCTGTAAGAGGGGTTTATGAAATTCGTGGTCAATTAACGGGCGCGAAGAAAGATCAATATTTCATTACCCATGTTCCAGATGGTCAAGGTGTTGACCAAATTTACAGTGCACTGAAGAAGACAGATGTAAAAGTAGAACCAGCACCTGAAACAAATGGATGGCTGACAGTTCTGACGACTATTATTCCATTTATCATCATCTTTATCTTATTCTTCTTCTTATTGAACCAAGCTCAGGGCGGCGGAAGCCGAGTGATGAACTTTGGTAAAAGTAAAGCAAAGCTTTACACAGAAGAGAAGAAGCGTGTGAAATTCAAAGATGTTGCGGGTGCAGATGAAGAAAAGCAAGAGCTTGTAGAGGTCGTTGAATTCCTGAAGGATCCGCGTAAATTTGCTGAGCTTGGCGCAAGAATTCCTAAAGGGGTTTTACTAGTAGGACCTCCAGGTACAGGTAAAACATTGCTTGCAAGAGCAGCTGCAGGAGAAGCAGGCGTTCCTTTCTTTAGCATTAGTGGTTCTGACTTCGTTGAGATGTTCGTCGGTGTCGGTGCATCACGTGTGCGTGATTTATTTGAAAATGCGAAAAAAAATGCACCTTGCTTAATCTTTATTGATGAGATTGATGCAGTAGGTCGTCAGCGTGGAGCAGGTCTTGGCGGCGGTCATGACGAGCGTGAGCAGACGCTTAACCAGCTTCTTGTTGAAATGGATGGTTTCAGCGCCAATGAAGGAATCATTATCATTGCTGCGACCAACCGTGCAGATATACTAGACCCTGCATTGTTGCGTCCGGGACGTTTCGACCGTCAAATTACGGTAGACCGCCCAGATGTCATTGGACGTGAAGAAGTACTGAAGGTTCATGCGAAAAACAAACCGCTTGATGAGACAGTGAACTTGAAAGCCATTGCAAGTAGAACCCCAGGATTCTCTGGTGCAGACCTTGAGAACTTACTAAACGAAGCAGCACTTGTGGCTGCCCGTCAAAACAAAAAGAAAATTGATATGCGTGATATCGATGAAGCGACTGACCGTGTCATCGCTGGTCCGGCTAAGAAAAGCCGTGTCATTTCGAAGAAAGAACGTAATATCGTCGCATATCATGAAGCGGGTCATACCGTCATTGGACTTGTCCTTGACGAAGCAGATATGGTGCATAAGGTTACAATCGTTCCTCGTGGACAGGCGGGTGGCTATGCTGTGATGCTTCCGAGAGAAGATCGCTATTTCCAAACGAAGCCAGAGCTTCTTGACAAAATTGTCGGCTTGCTCGGAGGACGTGTGGCAGAGGAAATCACTTTTGGTGAAGTGAGTACTGGTGCTCATAATGACTTCCAGCGTGCGACAGGCATTGCACGTAAAATGGTAACCGAGTTTGGTATGTCCGATAAACTTGGACCGCTTCAATTTGGTCAATCGCAAGGTCAGGTTTTCCTTGGACGTGATTTCAACAATGAGCCGAATTATAGTGAAGCCATTGCTTACGAAATCGACCTAGAAGTCCAGCGTTTCATCAAGGAGAGCTACGAGCGTGCGAAACAAATTCTCACTGAGAATAAAGATAAGTTAGAGATTATTGCACAAGCGCTTCTAGAAGTTGAAACATTAGATGCTGAACAAATTAAATCTCTTTACGAAACTGGAAAACTTCCAGAGCGTGTATACGCAGATGATGAAGAGAAAAAAGATGATGTGAAAGTAAATATCAAGAAAAAGGAAGATAAGGAGATCTAA
- the hpt gene encoding hypoxanthine phosphoribosyltransferase, with protein sequence MKQDIEKILISEEEIQQKVKELGATLTSDYDGKFPLAIGVLKGALPFMADLIKHIDTYLELDFMDVSSYGKSTVSSGEVKIIKDLDTSVEGRDILIMEDIIDSGLTLSYLVELFRYRKANSIKIVTLLDKPSGRKADIKADYVGFEVPDAFVVGYGLDFAERYRNLPYIGVLKPSVYEG encoded by the coding sequence ATGAAACAAGATATTGAAAAGATTTTGATCTCAGAAGAGGAGATCCAGCAAAAAGTAAAAGAACTGGGCGCAACATTAACCAGCGATTATGATGGTAAATTTCCCTTGGCGATTGGTGTTTTGAAAGGGGCTCTTCCATTCATGGCAGACCTGATCAAACACATTGATACATATTTAGAGCTTGACTTTATGGATGTATCAAGCTATGGAAAGTCTACCGTATCTTCTGGAGAAGTAAAAATCATTAAGGATTTAGATACTTCTGTTGAAGGAAGAGATATTCTAATTATGGAAGACATCATCGACAGTGGGTTAACTTTGAGTTATCTGGTAGAGCTTTTCCGATACCGTAAAGCAAATTCCATTAAAATTGTCACATTGCTAGATAAACCAAGCGGTCGCAAAGCAGACATCAAAGCAGATTATGTTGGTTTTGAAGTGCCAGATGCATTTGTTGTCGGCTATGGATTGGATTTTGCTGAACGTTACCGAAACCTCCCGTATATTGGAGTGTTAAAACCATCTGTTTACGAAGGCTAA
- the tilS gene encoding tRNA lysidine(34) synthetase TilS — protein MNRIDVFLKKHNVLLENTTVIVGVSGGPDSMLLLHELNKRRKGSFQLIAAHVDHMFRGEESYADLTFVEAYCDEQDIPFESARIQVTQYAKENRLNKQVAARECRYAFFRQLMVQYNARFIALAHHGDDQVETMLMRLTRGTVGIGLAGIQAKRPFQDGWLIRPLIGYSKEEVLKACEKESVPYVTDQSNYSDDYLRNRIRRHILPVLKEEAPHVHKSFQFVSDMLTEDEQYLQALTKKQMNKVITSQTPKQIEIKTKPLLDLPLPLQRRGIQLILNYLYENIQSAFSNQHILGTLDWLSHTDQPSGSLDLPKGLQAVKSYEHCMFTFERSLLLDSPYALQLKAEPGEELLLPNGMSIVVSNHVPKDARNGNSFFLLQKDHVRLPLIIRSRKNGDRIKLKGMNGSKKVKDIFIDKKVPLAKRDSWPIVTDSDHQIIWIPGLKKSVFEEIDMTNSDLIVLQYRQHENL, from the coding sequence GTGAATAGAATTGATGTTTTTTTGAAAAAACATAATGTTTTACTTGAAAATACGACAGTCATTGTCGGGGTTTCCGGCGGACCGGATTCTATGCTGTTATTGCATGAGTTAAACAAGCGTCGAAAAGGTTCTTTTCAGTTGATTGCAGCCCATGTTGATCACATGTTCAGAGGAGAGGAATCATACGCTGATTTGACATTTGTTGAAGCTTACTGTGATGAGCAAGATATCCCATTTGAATCGGCCCGCATACAGGTCACCCAATATGCAAAAGAAAATCGCTTAAACAAACAGGTAGCTGCAAGAGAATGCAGATATGCATTTTTTCGTCAATTGATGGTGCAGTACAATGCGCGATTTATAGCGCTTGCACATCATGGAGACGATCAAGTAGAAACGATGTTGATGAGACTGACTAGAGGGACCGTTGGAATAGGGCTTGCAGGTATACAGGCGAAGCGTCCCTTTCAAGACGGCTGGCTGATTCGTCCGCTGATTGGCTATTCTAAGGAAGAAGTACTAAAAGCATGCGAAAAAGAAAGTGTTCCATACGTGACTGATCAGAGCAATTATTCGGATGACTACTTGAGAAATCGGATAAGAAGACACATTCTTCCCGTATTAAAAGAAGAAGCACCTCATGTGCATAAAAGCTTCCAGTTTGTAAGTGACATGCTGACTGAGGACGAACAATACTTGCAGGCATTAACTAAGAAACAAATGAATAAGGTAATCACAAGTCAAACTCCTAAACAAATTGAGATCAAAACGAAGCCTTTGCTTGACCTGCCTTTGCCTTTACAAAGAAGAGGCATTCAACTAATATTAAACTATCTTTATGAAAACATTCAATCAGCGTTTTCAAACCAGCATATTCTAGGGACTTTAGACTGGTTATCTCATACGGATCAACCGTCTGGATCATTGGATTTGCCAAAGGGTTTACAGGCTGTCAAATCATATGAGCACTGTATGTTTACCTTTGAACGATCGCTTCTATTGGACAGTCCTTACGCTCTGCAACTTAAAGCTGAGCCAGGAGAGGAACTTCTTCTCCCAAATGGTATGTCCATTGTGGTATCAAATCATGTTCCGAAGGATGCACGGAACGGGAATAGTTTTTTCTTACTACAAAAAGATCATGTTCGTCTCCCTTTAATCATTCGATCAAGAAAAAATGGTGATCGGATCAAACTAAAAGGAATGAATGGATCAAAAAAGGTGAAGGATATATTTATTGATAAAAAAGTGCCTCTTGCAAAAAGAGACAGCTGGCCGATCGTTACTGACTCGGATCATCAAATCATCTGGATACCAGGTTTGAAAAAATCCGTTTTTGAAGAAATTGATATGACAAACAGCGATCTCATTGTATTACAATATAGGCAGCACGAAAATTTGTAG
- a CDS encoding protein kinase family protein: MNSASNIPLGTVIKGKWHNHHYRIAKELGKGANGVVYLADAPNGQVAIKVSDDSMLIASEVNVLKSFSKAPVKKMGPSFYDMDDAVYPGMSQKCSFYVMEYVRGPLLLDFVKQKGDEWIVVLMVQLLSNLAHLHKEGWIFGDLKPDNLIVSGPPATIRCVDVGGTTKAGRAIKEYTEFFDRGYWGFGTRKAEPTYDLFALCMVMVNCAYKKEFKKGPEPKKQLYRAIEGHPLLKRYEGVLKTALQGKYQTATDMKSAMLREGQILATRKNHQKKPTQKRRQPPAVTQKHNATSRSRVVAAKRSSVHKKSGGLFETILIVCSVLALYCAYVVLFLL; the protein is encoded by the coding sequence ATGAATTCGGCTTCTAACATCCCGTTAGGCACGGTGATAAAAGGGAAATGGCACAATCATCATTACCGTATTGCAAAAGAGCTGGGAAAAGGGGCGAACGGTGTAGTCTATCTTGCCGATGCGCCAAATGGGCAAGTTGCCATAAAAGTGAGTGATGACAGCATGCTTATTGCATCTGAAGTCAATGTATTAAAATCCTTTTCAAAGGCTCCTGTGAAAAAAATGGGGCCTTCTTTTTATGATATGGACGACGCCGTCTACCCCGGAATGTCTCAAAAGTGTTCATTTTACGTCATGGAATATGTCAGGGGGCCATTGCTGCTGGACTTTGTGAAACAAAAAGGTGATGAGTGGATTGTTGTATTAATGGTTCAACTATTGTCTAATCTTGCTCATTTACATAAAGAAGGCTGGATTTTTGGCGACTTAAAGCCAGATAATTTGATCGTATCAGGTCCTCCTGCGACAATTCGGTGTGTTGATGTCGGCGGGACAACAAAGGCGGGAAGAGCAATCAAGGAGTATACAGAGTTTTTTGATCGCGGCTATTGGGGATTCGGTACAAGAAAAGCGGAGCCGACTTATGATCTATTTGCCTTGTGTATGGTGATGGTGAACTGTGCCTATAAAAAGGAGTTCAAAAAAGGACCGGAACCTAAAAAACAGCTTTATCGAGCCATTGAAGGGCATCCTTTATTAAAACGATATGAAGGGGTATTAAAGACCGCACTTCAAGGGAAATATCAAACAGCAACAGACATGAAAAGCGCCATGCTGAGAGAAGGTCAAATACTCGCTACAAGAAAAAATCATCAAAAGAAGCCAACACAAAAAAGGAGACAGCCACCTGCTGTAACTCAAAAGCACAATGCGACTTCACGATCACGAGTGGTTGCGGCCAAAAGGTCGTCTGTTCATAAAAAATCAGGAGGGCTTTTTGAAACCATTCTCATCGTGTGCAGCGTTCTCGCTCTTTACTGTGCATATGTCGTTCTATTCCTATTATAA
- a CDS encoding VWA domain-containing protein, giving the protein MRKGHVNQILLITDGCSNHGEDPLAIASLAKEQGITVNVIGIMEENRHDHEAMKEVEGIALAGGGIHQVVYVQQLSQTVQMVTKKAMTQTLQGVVNKELQQILGKDAEIEELPPDKRGEVMEVVDELGETVHLQVLVLVDTSASMKPKLPTVKEALIDLSISLNSRIGENQFGMCVFPGKNSDAEMVLNWTPRFDSLSSIFPKLTTGGITPTGPALREALQHFKSVRSRKGLLEAKEEHDDEFGF; this is encoded by the coding sequence ATGCGAAAAGGTCATGTAAACCAAATCTTATTGATTACAGATGGCTGCTCCAATCATGGGGAAGATCCACTTGCGATCGCCTCATTGGCAAAGGAACAAGGAATTACAGTCAATGTCATTGGCATTATGGAAGAAAATAGACACGATCATGAAGCGATGAAAGAAGTGGAAGGCATTGCATTAGCAGGCGGAGGAATTCATCAGGTCGTCTACGTCCAACAATTATCTCAGACAGTACAAATGGTCACAAAAAAGGCCATGACACAAACACTGCAAGGTGTTGTGAATAAAGAATTGCAGCAAATTTTAGGCAAAGATGCTGAGATTGAAGAGCTCCCGCCTGATAAGCGTGGTGAAGTGATGGAAGTTGTCGATGAGTTAGGAGAGACTGTTCACCTTCAAGTTCTTGTGCTTGTGGATACAAGTGCAAGTATGAAACCGAAGCTGCCAACAGTCAAAGAGGCACTCATTGACCTTTCCATTAGTTTAAATTCGAGAATTGGTGAAAATCAGTTTGGGATGTGTGTATTTCCCGGGAAAAACTCAGATGCAGAAATGGTGTTGAATTGGACACCTCGATTTGATTCGCTATCATCTATTTTCCCGAAGCTGACCACTGGAGGGATCACCCCGACTGGACCAGCTCTCCGAGAAGCACTCCAACATTTCAAATCAGTTCGTTCACGTAAAGGATTGCTTGAAGCAAAGGAAGAGCATGATGATGAATTCGGCTTCTAA
- the spoIIE gene encoding stage II sporulation protein E: MEKLERRTDLTGAGFERISAGLKKMKNLFLHHTHSLFFYKGFIYVVLGFLLGRAFILSEIMPFALPFFGSMLLIKKDKAMLACLALLAGAMTISPQNALFVFASLMVFLMMSKIVSFIIKDPVNTLPVVIILSMLITRGAFVYAQQGAVQSYDYVMAGVEAGLAFILTLIFLQSLPIFTVRKMKHALKVEEIICFMILIASVLTGLAGITFQGMQAEHILSRYVVLTFAFIGGASIGCTVGVVTGLILGLANIGNLYQMSLLAFSGLLGGLLKEGKKVGAAIGLIVGSLLISLYGEGSAGLMTTLYESVMAVLLFLLTPQSVTSKVAKYIPGTVEHVQEQQQYARKVRDVTAKKVDQFSNVFHALSESFATFYESIPEEKQQEEDVDLFLSTITERSCQTCYKKNKCWVQNFDTTYELMKQVMHESDEKTYEHNRKLKKKFSQHCSKAKQVEELIEEEIAYYKANQTLKKKVQDSRRLVAEQLMGVSQVMEDFSREIKREREQHFIQEEQMIEALQHFGIEIQQVEIYSLEQGNVDIEMRIPYCNGHGECEKIIAPMLSDILEEQILVKAEQCAEHPTGYCHVVFGSAKSYRVTTGVAHAAKGGGLVSGDSYSMMELGAGKYAAAISDGMGNGARAHFESNETIKLLEKILASGIDEKVAIKTINSILSLRTTDEVYSTLDLSIIDLQDASCKFLKIGSTPSFIKRGDQVMKVQASNLPIGIIDEFELEVVSEQMKAGDLLIMMSDGIFEGPKHIENHDLWVKRKMKSFETEDPQEIADLLMEEVIRTRAGQIEDDMTVVVIRLDHNTPKWASIPTGTFYHEKQEIS; the protein is encoded by the coding sequence ATGGAAAAACTAGAAAGAAGAACTGATTTAACAGGAGCGGGTTTTGAAAGAATCAGTGCAGGTTTGAAAAAGATGAAAAACCTGTTTCTTCATCACACGCATTCTCTTTTTTTCTATAAAGGGTTTATTTATGTTGTTCTCGGTTTTTTATTAGGACGAGCCTTTATTTTATCTGAAATTATGCCGTTTGCCTTACCTTTCTTTGGGTCCATGCTGCTTATTAAAAAGGACAAGGCCATGCTCGCTTGTCTAGCTTTGCTCGCTGGTGCTATGACCATATCACCTCAAAATGCCTTATTTGTTTTTGCTTCATTAATGGTGTTCCTCATGATGTCAAAAATCGTTTCTTTCATCATCAAAGATCCAGTGAATACACTGCCAGTTGTTATTATCCTCTCGATGTTGATTACACGAGGAGCCTTTGTTTATGCTCAGCAGGGAGCCGTACAAAGCTACGATTATGTGATGGCGGGCGTCGAAGCGGGACTTGCCTTCATTTTGACTTTAATTTTTCTTCAAAGCTTGCCGATTTTTACAGTCAGGAAAATGAAACACGCCTTAAAGGTCGAAGAAATCATCTGTTTTATGATTTTAATTGCGTCTGTTTTAACAGGTTTAGCTGGAATCACCTTTCAAGGAATGCAGGCTGAGCATATTCTATCGCGTTATGTAGTCCTCACATTTGCCTTTATTGGAGGGGCAAGTATCGGTTGTACGGTGGGTGTCGTGACAGGATTAATTCTTGGTCTGGCGAACATTGGGAATCTCTATCAAATGAGTCTTCTTGCTTTCTCAGGATTATTGGGCGGTTTACTAAAAGAGGGGAAGAAAGTAGGGGCTGCCATTGGTTTAATCGTCGGTTCCTTGCTCATCTCACTATATGGGGAGGGGTCAGCAGGTTTAATGACTACTTTATATGAATCAGTTATGGCAGTCTTGCTGTTTTTACTCACGCCTCAATCGGTCACCTCTAAGGTGGCAAAGTATATCCCTGGTACGGTAGAGCATGTACAGGAGCAGCAGCAATATGCTCGAAAAGTAAGAGATGTGACAGCTAAAAAAGTAGACCAATTCTCCAATGTATTTCATGCGCTGTCTGAGAGTTTTGCAACATTTTATGAATCCATTCCTGAAGAGAAGCAGCAGGAAGAGGATGTGGATCTTTTTTTAAGTACGATCACAGAACGGTCCTGTCAAACGTGCTATAAGAAAAATAAATGCTGGGTGCAGAACTTTGATACAACCTATGAACTCATGAAGCAAGTTATGCATGAATCAGATGAAAAAACATATGAACATAACCGGAAATTAAAAAAGAAATTCAGCCAGCACTGCTCAAAAGCAAAACAAGTAGAGGAATTAATTGAGGAAGAAATCGCTTACTACAAAGCAAATCAGACCCTTAAGAAAAAAGTCCAAGATAGCAGACGACTTGTTGCAGAACAGCTTATGGGTGTATCACAAGTGATGGAGGATTTTTCCCGGGAAATAAAACGGGAAAGGGAACAGCACTTTATTCAAGAAGAGCAGATGATTGAAGCGCTTCAGCACTTTGGTATTGAAATTCAGCAAGTTGAAATCTATAGCTTGGAGCAGGGGAATGTCGATATTGAAATGAGAATCCCATATTGCAACGGTCATGGTGAATGTGAAAAAATCATCGCTCCAATGCTCTCGGATATTTTAGAGGAGCAGATTTTAGTCAAGGCAGAACAGTGCGCTGAGCATCCAACAGGCTATTGTCATGTTGTATTTGGTTCTGCAAAATCTTATCGAGTAACTACAGGTGTAGCGCATGCAGCAAAAGGCGGGGGGCTTGTTTCAGGAGACAGCTACAGCATGATGGAACTAGGTGCAGGAAAATACGCTGCAGCAATTAGTGATGGCATGGGAAATGGCGCAAGGGCCCATTTTGAAAGCAACGAAACGATTAAGCTTTTAGAAAAAATATTAGCGTCAGGTATCGACGAAAAAGTGGCGATCAAGACCATCAATAGTATTTTATCTTTACGGACAACAGATGAAGTCTATTCAACATTAGATTTATCGATTATTGACTTACAAGATGCTAGCTGTAAGTTCCTGAAAATTGGTTCAACCCCGAGCTTCATTAAACGGGGAGATCAGGTGATGAAAGTCCAAGCAAGTAATTTACCTATTGGAATTATTGATGAATTTGAATTAGAGGTTGTGAGTGAACAGATGAAGGCGGGAGACCTCCTGATTATGATGAGCGATGGCATTTTTGAAGGACCGAAGCATATTGAAAATCATGATCTGTGGGTAAAACGAAAAATGAAAAGCTTTGAAACGGAGGACCCGCAAGAGATTGCTGATTTATTAATGGAAGAGGTGATTCGGACAAGAGCAGGTCAAATCGAGGACGATATGACGGTTGTTGTCATTAGATTAGATCACAACACGCCAAAATGGGCGTCTATTCCGACAGGTACTTTCTATCACGAGAAACAAGAGATTTCTTAA